A section of the Macadamia integrifolia cultivar HAES 741 chromosome 9, SCU_Mint_v3, whole genome shotgun sequence genome encodes:
- the LOC122088292 gene encoding uncharacterized protein LOC122088292: MVILRSTCLVLGLLFTSLALRSNAVHAQQDADMTIVTNENGIVETGANAPFVSRESFKGVPGAAAATANKRLGGRKMVVGSILMKNMMEVAAVNGKTPKISGEDRIASEQPLGTSQKYMTHQKSSNLKPVYLPDTMASQLKSQDSEAVSNCGSLECSSRSRKLVSQESHDHLHKTESKKLLEVTNQIVNLIHRDYSGMNSPRRKPPINNHKPSRQSRKP; encoded by the exons ATGGTGATTTTAAGGTCTACATGCTTAGTTCTTGGGCTTCTCTTCACTTCTCTTGCCTTAAGGAGCAATGCTGTACATGCCCAACAAG ATGCCGACATGACAATAGTGACAAATGAAAATGGAATTGTGGAGACTGGAGCTAATGCTCCATTTGTTTCAAGG GAGTCCTTTAAAGGCGTGCCtggtgctgctgctgctactgcaaACAAAAGACTAGGAGGAAGGAAAATGGTAGTGGGTAGCATCTTGATGAAGAATATGATGGAAGTAGCAGCTGTGAATGGAAAAACTCCAAAGATTTCAG gagagGATAGGATTGCTTCAGAGCAGCCACTTGGAACATCACAAAAGTACATGACCCatcag AAAAGTAGCAATTTGAAACCAGTTTATCTCCCAGACACCATGGCCAGCCAACTGAAATCGCAAGACTCTGAGGCTGTTTCAAATTGTGGCAGCTTGGAATGTTCTTCAAGGTCAAGGAAATTAGTGTCACAAGAATCTCATGACCATTTGCACAAAACTGAATCCAAAAAGCTTCTTGAGGTTACTAATCAGATTGTGAACTTGATCCACCGGGATTACTCCGGGATGAATTCGCCACGTCGCAAGCCTCCTATTAACAATCATAAGCCTTCACGCCAAAGTCGGAAACCATAG